Proteins from a single region of Lentisphaerota bacterium:
- a CDS encoding radical SAM protein: MIPMTADAQSTEYPVTALTARELVDRFGTLGMTPRLARKLQSSALRQGAWPEDDSTISQRWLGEIRRHLCIPRLTLVDRRVSAVDGFCKYLFAAADGARFEAVLIPLAHRPGAAKAVVCVSSQSGCAMGCAFCATGRIGFARNLEPWEIVAQVAQIRRDTSLPVRGVVFMGMGEPLLNIDAVLQAARVFSEPSGLAIAAKAITLSTVGIVPGIRRLAREPHAFKLVVSLTSADAAKRRTLMPVEAVHPSGDLRAALAEYHAATGRRITLAWILISGFNTAADDARALADWVGDLPVQIDLIDVNDDTGAFRPPDDAERNAFRDALRLHLAAPVIRRYSGGKDIYAACGMLAADMPHE; the protein is encoded by the coding sequence ATGATTCCCATGACGGCCGATGCGCAAAGCACGGAATATCCCGTCACGGCCCTGACGGCGCGGGAGCTGGTTGACCGGTTCGGTACGCTCGGCATGACGCCGCGCTTGGCGCGCAAGCTCCAATCGTCTGCCTTGCGGCAGGGTGCATGGCCCGAGGATGACTCCACGATTTCACAGCGCTGGCTTGGCGAGATCCGACGCCACCTCTGCATCCCCCGTCTGACGCTTGTCGACCGCCGGGTGTCGGCCGTCGATGGTTTTTGCAAGTACCTCTTTGCCGCCGCCGACGGCGCGCGTTTCGAGGCGGTGCTCATTCCTCTCGCTCACCGGCCCGGCGCCGCCAAGGCCGTCGTCTGCGTCAGTTCGCAGTCGGGCTGCGCGATGGGCTGCGCCTTTTGCGCGACGGGCCGGATCGGCTTCGCGCGCAATCTGGAACCATGGGAGATCGTCGCCCAGGTTGCCCAGATCCGGCGCGACACGTCCCTGCCCGTGCGGGGCGTCGTCTTCATGGGCATGGGGGAGCCGCTCCTGAACATCGATGCTGTCCTGCAGGCGGCGCGCGTTTTTTCAGAACCCTCGGGCCTCGCCATCGCCGCCAAGGCCATCACCCTCTCCACCGTCGGCATCGTCCCGGGCATCCGCCGGCTCGCGCGCGAGCCGCACGCCTTCAAACTGGTCGTTTCCCTCACCTCGGCCGATGCCGCCAAGCGGCGCACCCTCATGCCGGTCGAGGCGGTCCACCCGTCCGGCGACCTGCGCGCCGCGCTTGCCGAGTACCACGCCGCGACCGGCCGACGCATCACGCTCGCCTGGATCCTCATCTCCGGCTTCAACACCGCCGCCGATGACGCGCGAGCGCTCGCCGACTGGGTGGGCGACCTCCCGGTGCAAATCGATTTGATCGATGTGAACGATGACACCGGCGCTTTTCGTCCGCCGGATGACGCCGAGCGCAATGCGTTTCGCGACGCCCTGCGCCTTCATCTCGCCGCCCCCGTCATCCGGCGCTACAGCGGCGGCAAGGACATCTACGCCGCCTGCGGCATGCTCGCCGCCGACATGCCCCATGAATGA
- the mutS gene encoding DNA mismatch repair protein MutS — MAAGQDDLTPMMRQYRRIKGELPEGVVLLFRLGDFYEMFFEDARRAAPILGVALTQRGGTPMCGVPYHALDGYLAKLIRAGVKAAVCDQMEDPAAAKGIVRREVTRVVTPGTVTEDAILDATRNNYLAAVSVGPSGFGMALFDLSTGVFTVEAVPGTEALRENLRRHAPSELLVGAEARRGAALAGALADCGAAAVTEGDDWTFEYDAAYDRLVRHFAVHSLDGFGCEGAPLLVGAAGALLHYVVDELHHRVGHVRRLQVRHGEDFLLLDEATCSNLDILPCRGRSAQATLLGVLDNTRTPMGARLLRAWLTRPLRRIASINARLDAVERLMKDRPLLNGLRGRLAAVRDLERLIARIGAGRGNARDLQALGASLLPVPGLRECAAGAGDGLLAAAAAELHPLPDLVDLIGRAIAETPPISLRDGGLIREGYCPDLDELRRMASDGHAWLARYQAQEQERTGIKTLKVRHNKVFGYYIEVSKGQAGAVPPEYERRQTLVGAERFITPDLKVYEQKIFGAQDRAQAMEYEIFCTLRDRTVEQTAAIQQTADAIAQLDALASLADRALALDYARPQVHAGDELVIREGRHPVIEQLPGSERFVPNDTRLDGRRNQVAVITGPNMAGKSTYIRQVALIAVMAHAGSFVPAREARISLLDRIFTRVGAGDDLARGRSTFMVEMQEAANILNNATSHSLIVLDEIGRGTSTFDGISIAWAVAEYLHNTPQVKAKTLFATHYHELTDLALTLTGVKNYTVQVREHGDGIVFLRKIVPGAADKSYGIHVARLAGMPGDVVERAREILANLEEGEIEAGLPKLAKTARRKENELPGQMTLFEL; from the coding sequence ATGGCTGCGGGGCAGGACGATCTGACGCCGATGATGCGGCAATACCGGCGGATCAAGGGCGAGTTGCCGGAAGGGGTTGTGCTCCTCTTCCGGCTCGGCGATTTTTACGAGATGTTCTTTGAGGACGCGCGCCGCGCCGCGCCGATCCTGGGCGTGGCGCTGACGCAGCGGGGCGGCACGCCGATGTGCGGGGTGCCTTATCATGCGCTTGACGGCTACCTGGCCAAGCTGATCCGGGCTGGCGTGAAGGCCGCAGTCTGCGACCAGATGGAGGACCCCGCCGCCGCGAAGGGGATCGTGCGGCGCGAGGTGACGCGCGTCGTCACCCCCGGCACGGTGACCGAGGACGCGATTCTCGACGCCACGCGCAACAACTACCTCGCCGCCGTCTCCGTCGGACCCAGCGGTTTCGGCATGGCGCTCTTTGACCTTTCCACCGGCGTCTTCACCGTCGAGGCGGTTCCCGGCACCGAGGCCCTGCGCGAAAACCTGCGGCGGCATGCGCCCAGTGAATTGCTCGTGGGCGCCGAAGCCCGGCGTGGCGCGGCGTTGGCCGGGGCGCTCGCCGACTGCGGCGCGGCGGCGGTAACCGAGGGGGACGACTGGACGTTTGAATATGACGCGGCGTATGATCGGCTGGTCCGCCATTTCGCCGTGCATTCGCTCGATGGATTCGGCTGCGAAGGCGCCCCCCTACTCGTGGGCGCGGCTGGCGCGTTGCTGCATTACGTGGTCGACGAATTGCACCACCGTGTGGGGCATGTCCGTCGGCTCCAGGTGCGCCACGGCGAGGACTTCCTCCTTCTTGACGAGGCCACCTGTTCCAACCTCGACATCCTCCCCTGCCGGGGCCGATCGGCCCAGGCGACGCTGCTCGGTGTGCTCGACAACACCCGCACGCCGATGGGCGCTCGTCTCCTGAGGGCCTGGCTGACCCGCCCCTTGCGGCGGATCGCGTCCATCAACGCCCGGCTCGACGCGGTGGAGCGCCTGATGAAAGACCGCCCCCTGTTGAACGGGTTGCGCGGACGGCTGGCGGCGGTGCGCGATCTGGAACGGCTGATCGCCCGTATCGGCGCGGGGCGCGGCAACGCGCGCGACCTGCAGGCGCTGGGCGCGTCGCTGCTGCCCGTGCCCGGCCTGCGTGAATGTGCGGCAGGCGCTGGCGACGGGCTCCTCGCGGCGGCGGCGGCGGAGCTCCATCCGCTGCCCGACCTGGTTGATCTAATCGGACGCGCCATCGCCGAGACACCGCCGATCAGCCTCCGGGATGGCGGACTCATCCGCGAGGGATACTGCCCCGATCTCGACGAGCTCCGCCGGATGGCCAGCGACGGGCACGCCTGGCTCGCCCGGTATCAGGCTCAGGAGCAGGAACGCACCGGAATCAAGACCCTCAAAGTGCGTCATAACAAAGTCTTCGGGTACTACATCGAAGTCTCGAAAGGGCAGGCCGGCGCCGTTCCGCCCGAATACGAGCGGCGGCAGACGCTCGTCGGCGCCGAGCGGTTCATCACCCCCGATTTGAAGGTTTACGAGCAGAAGATCTTCGGGGCGCAAGACCGGGCGCAGGCGATGGAGTACGAAATCTTCTGCACCCTGCGCGACCGGACGGTGGAGCAGACGGCCGCCATCCAACAGACCGCCGACGCCATCGCGCAGCTCGACGCGCTGGCCTCGCTGGCCGATCGTGCGCTGGCGCTGGACTACGCGCGCCCGCAGGTGCATGCGGGCGACGAGTTGGTGATCCGCGAGGGGCGCCACCCCGTGATCGAGCAACTGCCCGGCTCCGAACGGTTTGTCCCCAACGACACCCGGTTGGACGGGCGCCGCAACCAGGTGGCCGTGATCACCGGGCCCAACATGGCGGGCAAGTCCACCTACATCCGGCAGGTCGCGCTGATCGCGGTGATGGCCCATGCCGGATCGTTCGTTCCCGCGCGCGAGGCGCGCATCAGCCTGCTGGACCGCATCTTCACACGCGTCGGGGCGGGCGACGACCTCGCCCGGGGCCGAAGCACCTTCATGGTGGAGATGCAGGAGGCGGCCAACATCCTCAACAACGCCACGTCTCACAGCTTGATCGTGCTCGACGAGATCGGCCGCGGCACCAGCACCTTCGACGGCATCAGCATCGCCTGGGCGGTGGCCGAATATCTCCACAACACGCCTCAGGTCAAGGCCAAGACGCTGTTCGCGACCCACTACCACGAGCTGACCGATCTCGCGCTCACCCTCACAGGCGTCAAGAACTACACCGTCCAGGTGCGCGAGCATGGCGACGGCATCGTCTTTTTGCGGAAGATTGTGCCGGGGGCGGCCGACAAAAGCTACGGCATCCACGTGGCGCGGCTCGCCGGCATGCCCGGCGACGTCGTCGAGCGGGCGCGGGAGATACTGGCCAACCTCGAGGAGGGCGAGATCGAGGCGGGGCTGCCCAAGCTGGCCAAGACCGCGCGCCGCAAGGAGAACGAACTGCCGGGACAGATGACGCTGTTCGAGCTTTAA
- a CDS encoding KpsF/GutQ family sugar-phosphate isomerase gives MTKTHYITRAQQVLTTEASGLQQAAAALGDSFCATIDRLLRTLAEGGKIVVTGVGKNLHIAEKISATLASTGSTSVMLNPTQALHGDLGLIAPNDILLALSYSGESDELLALIPAVRRLGIPIIALTGNPGSSLAKCADIVLLVCIEREACPFNLAPTTSTTATLAVGDAIAMVLIDARGFEKKDYALLHPAGAIGRALLYRVRDIMRTGERIAVLAPDKTVQDAIMAMTGAKCGSACIATPDGLLAGIFTDGDLRRLLASNPGVLAQELRTVMTANPIHVRADQLAVDVLRIFEKYKIDDLPVVDDACRLVGCVDIQDLPRVKLI, from the coding sequence ATGACCAAGACACACTACATCACACGCGCGCAGCAGGTGCTCACAACCGAGGCCAGCGGGCTGCAACAGGCGGCCGCAGCCCTCGGCGACAGTTTCTGCGCAACGATTGACCGGCTGCTGCGCACGCTCGCCGAAGGCGGCAAGATTGTCGTGACCGGGGTCGGAAAAAACCTGCATATCGCGGAAAAGATATCCGCCACGCTGGCCAGCACGGGGTCGACCAGTGTGATGCTCAACCCCACGCAGGCGCTGCACGGGGACCTGGGCCTCATCGCGCCCAACGACATCCTGCTTGCCCTGAGTTACTCCGGCGAATCGGACGAGCTGCTCGCGCTGATTCCCGCAGTCCGCCGGCTGGGCATCCCGATCATCGCGCTGACGGGCAACCCCGGCAGCTCGCTCGCCAAGTGCGCCGATATCGTCCTGCTGGTCTGCATCGAGCGGGAGGCGTGTCCCTTCAACCTCGCGCCCACCACCTCCACCACCGCCACGCTCGCCGTGGGCGACGCCATCGCCATGGTGCTGATTGACGCCCGCGGTTTTGAGAAGAAGGATTACGCCCTGCTCCATCCTGCGGGCGCCATCGGCCGCGCCCTGCTCTATCGCGTGCGCGACATCATGCGCACGGGCGAGCGGATCGCCGTCCTCGCCCCCGACAAGACCGTTCAGGACGCGATCATGGCGATGACCGGCGCCAAATGCGGCTCGGCCTGCATCGCCACGCCGGACGGGCTTCTGGCCGGCATCTTCACCGACGGCGATCTGCGTCGGCTGCTGGCGTCCAACCCCGGCGTCCTTGCCCAGGAATTGCGCACGGTGATGACCGCCAACCCCATCCACGTCCGCGCGGACCAGCTCGCCGTGGATGTCCTGCGCATCTTCGAAAAGTATAAGATCGACGATCTGCCCGTGGTGGATGATGCCTGTCGGCTCGTCGGCTGCGTGGATATTCAGGATCTGCCGCGGGTGAAGCTGATTTAA
- a CDS encoding M24 family metallopeptidase, which translates to MAVAVHTAQQQALPQIAGWTDVDSLIAGQRAIKSPAEQAALRRVIRANDRLFERVLRGARPGQSEQDIRKAVRREADTLGDGEAFDAVVCVGANGAECHHVPGDDPWLPGQPLLLDAGLKLGGYCSDLTRTVCCGRPSARFREIHALVFRANRTVIRKLRPGMTGAEVDALARDVIDRAGHGGAFGHSLGHGLGLEVHEAPACAASCKTVIRPGMVVTVEPGVYLPGELGVRIEDVVLITPTGCEVLSGFPNSRIDDAREAPYS; encoded by the coding sequence TTGGCGGTGGCGGTCCACACCGCCCAGCAGCAGGCGCTGCCCCAGATTGCCGGATGGACCGATGTGGACAGCCTCATCGCCGGGCAGCGCGCCATCAAATCGCCGGCCGAACAGGCGGCGCTGCGGCGGGTGATCCGCGCGAATGACCGCCTGTTTGAACGGGTGTTGCGCGGCGCGCGGCCGGGGCAGTCTGAACAGGATATTCGCAAGGCGGTCCGGCGTGAGGCCGACACGCTGGGCGACGGTGAGGCCTTTGACGCCGTGGTCTGCGTTGGCGCCAACGGCGCCGAATGCCACCACGTGCCGGGAGATGATCCGTGGTTGCCGGGCCAGCCGCTGCTGCTCGATGCGGGACTCAAGCTCGGCGGATACTGCAGCGACCTGACGCGAACCGTGTGTTGCGGACGCCCCTCCGCGCGGTTTCGCGAGATCCACGCGCTGGTCTTCCGTGCGAACCGCACCGTCATCCGCAAGCTGAGGCCGGGGATGACCGGCGCGGAGGTTGATGCCCTGGCCCGCGACGTGATTGACCGCGCCGGCCACGGAGGAGCCTTCGGGCACAGCCTCGGACATGGGCTCGGGTTGGAGGTGCATGAGGCTCCCGCCTGTGCCGCGTCTTGCAAGACGGTGATCCGCCCGGGGATGGTGGTGACGGTCGAACCCGGGGTCTATCTGCCCGGCGAGCTGGGGGTCCGCATCGAAGATGTGGTGCTCATCACCCCGACCGGTTGCGAGGTCCTCTCGGGATTTCCGAACAGCCGTATTGACGACGCGCGCGAAGCGCCTTATTCTTAG
- a CDS encoding amidophosphoribosyltransferase — translation MGGFFGVVAKHDCVTDLFYGTDYHSHLGTMRGGMAVLGEDGFTRVIHDIRTSQFRSKFEGDFNLFKGRAGVGVISDFEDQPLIIASHLGTFAIVTVGVVTNLPELVAELYAKHRVQFSEMSRAGVNPTELVASLINTQDSFEAGIRYAQERICGSCSVLVLKDDGTLFAARDRYGRTPVTLGEKGDARAFALESCSLPNLGYLPVRDLGPGEIVRLTQDGVETCREPGAELAICAFLWVYFGYPASSYEGQNVESVRYRCGEALAKHDGGLRADFVAGIPDSGMGHGLGYSRAAGIPFARPFVKYTPTWPRSFMPSVQEHRELIARMKLIPIADLIRGKSLIFCDDSIVRGTQLRDQVHRLYDDGAREIHMRIACPPLLFGCKFLNFSRSTSEQDLAARRTIKELEGDAADPRDYVDPDGGRHQEMVGRIQKRLGLTSLKYQRVQDLADAIGLPRKNICTFCWTGEDVSCGSGCRQCGAASCARQKPITAEG, via the coding sequence ATGGGCGGTTTTTTCGGCGTGGTGGCCAAGCACGATTGCGTGACCGATCTGTTCTACGGTACCGACTACCATTCGCATCTCGGCACGATGCGGGGGGGCATGGCGGTTTTGGGCGAGGATGGCTTCACGCGGGTGATTCACGACATCCGCACGTCTCAGTTTCGCTCGAAGTTTGAGGGCGACTTCAACCTCTTCAAGGGCCGTGCGGGCGTGGGAGTGATCAGCGATTTTGAGGACCAGCCCCTGATCATCGCCTCGCATCTGGGCACGTTTGCGATTGTCACGGTCGGCGTGGTGACCAACCTGCCGGAGCTGGTGGCCGAGCTTTACGCCAAGCACCGCGTGCAGTTTTCTGAAATGAGCCGCGCCGGGGTCAATCCGACCGAGTTGGTTGCGTCGTTGATCAATACGCAGGATTCGTTCGAGGCTGGCATCCGCTATGCCCAGGAGCGGATTTGCGGGTCCTGCTCGGTGCTGGTGTTGAAGGATGACGGAACCCTGTTCGCGGCCCGCGACCGCTACGGACGGACGCCCGTGACGCTGGGGGAAAAGGGCGATGCGCGCGCTTTCGCGCTGGAGTCGTGCAGCCTGCCCAATCTGGGCTATCTGCCGGTGCGTGACCTGGGCCCGGGCGAGATTGTCCGGCTGACGCAGGATGGCGTCGAGACATGCCGCGAGCCGGGCGCCGAGCTCGCGATCTGCGCCTTTCTATGGGTCTATTTCGGGTACCCCGCGTCGTCCTACGAGGGGCAAAACGTGGAGAGTGTCCGTTACCGGTGCGGCGAGGCGCTGGCGAAGCACGACGGCGGGTTGCGCGCCGATTTTGTGGCCGGAATCCCCGATTCCGGCATGGGGCATGGGCTGGGGTATTCCCGCGCAGCGGGCATACCTTTTGCGCGGCCGTTCGTCAAATACACACCCACCTGGCCGCGGAGCTTCATGCCCTCGGTTCAGGAGCATCGCGAGTTGATTGCCCGGATGAAGCTGATTCCGATTGCCGACCTGATTCGCGGAAAAAGCCTGATCTTCTGCGACGACTCGATCGTTCGCGGCACTCAGCTCCGCGACCAGGTGCACAGGCTCTACGACGACGGCGCGCGCGAGATCCACATGCGGATCGCCTGCCCGCCGTTGCTCTTCGGCTGCAAGTTTCTCAACTTCTCCCGCTCCACGAGCGAGCAGGACCTCGCCGCGCGCCGCACCATCAAGGAACTGGAGGGCGACGCGGCTGACCCCCGGGATTATGTCGATCCCGATGGCGGGCGGCATCAGGAGATGGTCGGGCGTATCCAGAAACGGCTCGGCCTGACGTCGCTCAAGTATCAGCGTGTGCAGGACTTGGCCGATGCGATCGGCCTCCCGCGCAAAAACATTTGCACGTTCTGCTGGACGGGCGAGGATGTCTCGTGCGGCAGCGGTTGCCGGCAGTGCGGGGCGGCCTCGTGTGCTCGGCAAAAGCCGATCACGGCGGAAGGCTGA
- a CDS encoding serine acetyltransferase, protein MEKWLDQHLPKLVRDLSPCNDCPLSNTEKEVNLPGQRAVVEVLEQLIGILFPGCHGHAPVTQDTCEQGLRKILAETAVSLRDQIQRVFEYQCAFEKCRSCGDCRERAGAVVAKLLDALPGIRAALREDIQAAYEGDPAARSTMEIVLSYPGVYAVSVHRLAHALYAAGVPLLPRVWSEHAHSRTGIDIHPGATIGSGFFIDHGTGVVIGETSMIGSHVKLYQGVTLGALSFANDEQGNPIKGIKRHPDVGDHVVIYAGATILGGETVIGHHSTIGGNVWLIHSVPPHSKVYNQQPKPLIRESGQTPAP, encoded by the coding sequence ATGGAAAAGTGGCTCGACCAACATCTGCCCAAACTGGTGCGTGATCTGTCGCCCTGCAACGACTGCCCCTTGTCCAACACCGAAAAGGAGGTCAATCTCCCCGGCCAGCGGGCGGTGGTGGAGGTTTTGGAGCAGTTGATCGGCATTCTGTTTCCCGGTTGCCACGGCCATGCGCCGGTCACGCAGGACACCTGCGAACAGGGCTTGCGCAAGATTCTCGCCGAGACCGCCGTCAGCCTGCGCGACCAGATTCAGCGGGTTTTCGAATATCAGTGCGCGTTCGAAAAATGCAGAAGCTGCGGCGATTGCAGGGAACGGGCTGGTGCGGTGGTGGCCAAACTGCTCGACGCGCTGCCGGGCATCCGCGCCGCTTTGCGCGAGGACATCCAGGCCGCCTACGAGGGCGACCCCGCAGCCCGATCAACCATGGAGATCGTGCTGAGCTATCCCGGTGTCTATGCGGTGAGCGTTCACCGCCTGGCCCACGCCCTCTACGCGGCGGGCGTCCCCCTCCTGCCTCGGGTCTGGAGCGAGCACGCCCACTCCCGCACCGGCATCGACATCCATCCGGGTGCAACCATCGGCTCGGGGTTCTTTATTGACCACGGCACGGGCGTGGTCATCGGCGAGACCTCCATGATCGGCTCGCACGTCAAGCTCTACCAGGGTGTCACGCTCGGCGCCTTGAGCTTTGCCAACGACGAGCAGGGCAACCCGATCAAGGGGATCAAACGCCACCCGGACGTGGGCGACCACGTCGTGATCTACGCCGGCGCCACGATCCTGGGGGGCGAAACCGTCATTGGCCACCACTCGACCATCGGCGGCAATGTCTGGCTCATCCATTCCGTGCCGCCCCATTCCAAGGTTTACAACCAGCAGCCCAAGCCGCTCATCCGGGAATCCGGCCAGACACCGGCCCCGTAA
- the nspC gene encoding carboxynorspermidine decarboxylase produces MRSRSKSMNPQTIPTPAFVVDAAALDRNVAILAQVKARTGCTILLALKAFSMVAAFDRIRTRLDGVCASSLHEARLGREGFGGEVHAFAAAFSETDFREMLPLIDHVTFNSFRQWRQFRPLLEAAGHPIAAGLRINPEHSEGHTALYDPCAPRSRLGIRRDAFQGESLDGLTGLHFHCLCEQNADVLERTLAAVEARFGDLIPRFAWMNFGGGHHITRSDYDVDRLCRILTDFRARHADMTVILEPGEAVALNAGVLVATVLDVVVNEIPIAILDVSCTCHMPDVLEMPYRPRVYRGEAWDGRADAPAGAEFGGAPGEKSCTVRLAGPSCLAGDCIGDYSFARPLRPGDRLVFEDMAHYTMVKTNTFNGINLPAIVLRQPDGTLTGVRRFGYADFAARL; encoded by the coding sequence ATGCGATCGAGGAGTAAGTCCATGAATCCCCAGACGATCCCCACCCCCGCCTTTGTCGTCGACGCCGCCGCCCTGGACCGCAATGTCGCGATCCTGGCTCAGGTCAAGGCGCGCACAGGCTGCACCATCCTCCTCGCGCTCAAGGCATTCTCCATGGTTGCGGCGTTCGACCGGATCCGTACCCGGCTGGACGGCGTCTGCGCCAGCTCGCTCCACGAAGCCCGCCTGGGCCGCGAAGGCTTCGGCGGCGAGGTGCATGCCTTCGCTGCGGCCTTTTCCGAAACCGACTTCCGGGAGATGCTGCCGCTGATCGATCATGTCACGTTCAATTCCTTTCGCCAGTGGCGTCAGTTCCGTCCCCTGCTCGAGGCCGCCGGCCATCCCATCGCCGCCGGCTTGCGCATCAACCCGGAACACAGCGAGGGACACACCGCGCTCTACGACCCCTGCGCCCCCCGCTCGCGCCTCGGCATCCGGCGCGACGCCTTTCAGGGCGAGTCGCTCGACGGGCTCACCGGCCTGCACTTCCACTGCCTCTGCGAACAGAATGCGGATGTGCTGGAGCGGACGCTGGCGGCGGTCGAAGCCCGCTTCGGGGATCTGATCCCCCGCTTCGCGTGGATGAATTTCGGCGGCGGCCATCACATCACCCGCAGCGATTACGACGTGGATCGGCTGTGCCGTATCCTCACTGATTTCCGCGCGCGCCACGCCGACATGACGGTCATCCTCGAACCGGGAGAGGCCGTCGCCCTCAACGCCGGCGTTCTGGTCGCCACGGTTCTCGACGTGGTGGTCAACGAAATCCCCATCGCCATCCTCGACGTCTCGTGCACCTGCCACATGCCCGACGTGCTGGAAATGCCTTACCGTCCGCGGGTCTACCGGGGCGAGGCGTGGGACGGCCGCGCCGACGCGCCCGCAGGCGCCGAGTTCGGCGGCGCGCCCGGCGAGAAATCCTGCACCGTCCGCCTCGCCGGCCCCTCGTGTCTGGCGGGAGACTGCATCGGCGACTATTCGTTCGCACGCCCCCTCCGCCCCGGCGACCGGCTGGTCTTCGAAGACATGGCCCACTACACCATGGTCAAGACAAACACCTTCAACGGCATCAACCTGCCCGCCATCGTGCTGCGCCAACCCGACGGCACGCTGACCGGGGTCCGCCGCTTCGGCTATGCCGACTTCGCCGCGCGGTTGTAA